One segment of bacterium DNA contains the following:
- a CDS encoding MotA/TolQ/ExbB proton channel family protein, whose protein sequence is MENLLKYIHDGGPAIMWTLVVMFVLGLAITLWRLIVIMLAMMNTKSLYKKVYEALQDKEKGLEKASEICTRTPGPVATIIHAGLSRVHRGIEHVEKAVESAGAVEMAFLENGLVWLATIANIAPMIGFFGTVAGMIRAFKDIAAAGDVEPSIVATGISIALITTAGGLLVAIPIQMAYNLCVYLIDRIVVSMEENASRFIDTLVDLEYDKPTTEAS, encoded by the coding sequence ATGGAAAATCTCTTGAAGTATATTCATGACGGCGGTCCTGCGATCATGTGGACACTGGTCGTGATGTTCGTGCTGGGGTTGGCGATTACCCTGTGGAGACTCATCGTCATCATGCTTGCGATGATGAATACGAAATCGCTCTATAAGAAGGTCTATGAAGCGCTCCAGGACAAGGAAAAGGGACTGGAGAAAGCATCGGAAATATGCACGAGGACTCCCGGTCCGGTGGCGACGATAATTCATGCCGGGCTTTCACGGGTTCACAGGGGAATCGAGCATGTCGAAAAGGCTGTCGAGAGCGCCGGAGCGGTTGAAATGGCGTTTCTCGAAAACGGTCTCGTGTGGCTTGCGACTATCGCGAATATCGCCCCCATGATCGGATTTTTCGGGACTGTCGCCGGAATGATCAGGGCATTCAAGGATATTGCCGCAGCAGGCGATGTCGAGCCCTCGATTGTTGCTACCGGTATTTCCATCGCCCTTATCACGACCGCCGGGGGTCTTCTCGTGGCGATTCCCATCCAGATGGCGTACAACCTCTGCGTATACCTCATCGACAGGATTGTCGTGAGCATGGAGGAGAACGCAAGCAGGTTCATCGATACGCTCGTCGATCTGGAATACGACAAACCGACTACCGAGGCAAGCTGA
- a CDS encoding biopolymer transporter ExbD, whose translation MRGLKRARASAAIPTSTMADIAFLLIVFFLVTTSMSQDKGLGLTLPPLGSSTRVPSRNITKVWINTAGEIMHDQDLVTLEQMGQRIAVMTKENPNLIVSIKTAPEARYTFFVDVVDEIKKAGNDKISIAEPDNQ comes from the coding sequence ATGAGGGGATTGAAACGGGCGCGCGCTTCGGCGGCGATACCGACATCGACAATGGCGGATATAGCGTTTCTGCTCATCGTGTTCTTTCTTGTCACCACATCGATGTCCCAGGACAAGGGGCTGGGGTTGACGCTTCCCCCGCTCGGTTCATCCACGAGGGTCCCGAGCCGTAATATCACCAAGGTGTGGATAAACACCGCCGGTGAAATCATGCATGACCAGGACCTGGTTACGCTCGAACAGATGGGCCAGAGAATCGCCGTGATGACAAAAGAAAATCCCAATCTCATCGTGTCGATTAAAACGGCTCCCGAGGCGCGGTATACATTTTTCGTGGATGTCGTCGATGAGATAAAAAAGGCGGGCAACGATAAGATATCGATTGCCGAACCGGATAACCAGTGA
- a CDS encoding biopolymer transporter ExbD has product MMHSRFRKRKKIESGIPTGPMADISFLLIIFFMVSTVFVIYRGFPVDLPRAEKIDALKSRRNVVNVWIGPQGRIMVDEYETELTDVAGIVHKKLQENPRVVVLVKSDSNTPYRMVSGVIEELKMAQALRVSFVTKKE; this is encoded by the coding sequence ATGATGCATTCGAGGTTCAGAAAACGAAAAAAGATTGAATCGGGTATCCCGACCGGACCCATGGCCGATATATCGTTTCTCCTCATCATCTTTTTCATGGTATCGACCGTGTTTGTCATATACCGGGGATTCCCGGTCGACCTGCCCCGGGCGGAGAAAATCGATGCCCTCAAAAGCCGGAGGAATGTGGTCAATGTATGGATCGGCCCACAGGGAAGAATCATGGTCGATGAATATGAAACGGAATTGACGGATGTCGCCGGTATAGTCCACAAAAAGCTTCAGGAAAATCCCCGTGTCGTGGTACTCGTGAAGTCGGACAGCAATACACCGTACCGCATGGTATCGGGGGTTATCGAAGAGTTGAAGATGGCACAGGCGCTCAGGGTATCATTTGTCACGAAGAAGGAATAA
- a CDS encoding TonB family protein, whose protein sequence is MTASIVGFKTPQADLHRKSPKIFISCMMISLLLVIVGIQVPILRERNLDKKIVPPPVIIQLENIPETRHQVTVPAPKLAIPIEVENDVMPDDVTIESTNLNLNAPAKEVAPMVELPKPESGAEAVEEEVYELHLVQEPPVQTEVVKPEYPKAALEAKIHGTVFVRALIGTDGTVEKAEIVKGPDALQDAALKAVLQWKFKPAKMNDKAVRCWVSIPVRFEN, encoded by the coding sequence ATGACTGCCTCAATTGTTGGATTCAAGACACCGCAGGCCGACCTGCACCGTAAATCGCCGAAGATTTTCATTTCCTGTATGATGATTTCGCTTCTTCTGGTTATTGTCGGGATTCAGGTGCCGATTCTCCGCGAACGGAATCTTGACAAAAAGATCGTGCCGCCTCCGGTGATCATTCAGCTCGAGAACATACCGGAAACCCGTCACCAGGTGACGGTACCGGCGCCGAAGCTCGCGATACCCATCGAAGTGGAAAACGATGTCATGCCGGATGATGTGACTATCGAGAGCACGAATCTCAATCTCAATGCTCCCGCAAAAGAGGTGGCGCCCATGGTGGAGCTTCCGAAGCCCGAATCCGGCGCGGAAGCGGTCGAGGAAGAAGTGTACGAGCTGCACCTCGTCCAGGAACCTCCCGTTCAGACGGAGGTGGTTAAACCGGAGTATCCCAAAGCGGCGCTCGAAGCGAAGATTCACGGCACCGTATTCGTCCGGGCGCTTATCGGCACCGACGGCACGGTGGAAAAAGCCGAGATTGTCAAGGGACCGGACGCGCTTCAGGACGCGGCTCTCAAAGCGGTGCTCCAGTGGAAGTTTAAACCGGCGAAAATGAACGATAAAGCGGTAAGGTGCTGGGTTTCCATACCGGTCAGATTCGAGAATTAG
- a CDS encoding tetratricopeptide repeat protein, with protein sequence MKIVHAFIVCMVLCVFMVQAQESDVVNKESGTEYKSGLKLYNEGKYSQAIPYFQKAYSLDNRNTAALFAHGLALNKIGKYREAAAQFEKVLEKEPAHEKALKSLAAAYINAGDNEKALSAYDRGISSAPKDSYYYLGKAKILINLKKFGDALPLIQKARELNPQSMEISEALAQTYVELGRMDDAYEIASDILGKDRNHARARVIVADYKRLKGKLGEALEDYRLAAKNIETKAYAEHFIEVINQKLEETEIEKEYEARLAADSTAKATVDSASATEPVTVSTEQPSSGEQPPIPESTDKKSGGGLWLLLIIVIFVIGLVIVLAVRSYRKH encoded by the coding sequence ATGAAAATTGTTCACGCTTTCATAGTATGTATGGTATTGTGCGTATTCATGGTGCAGGCCCAGGAATCCGATGTTGTGAACAAGGAGTCCGGAACCGAATACAAGTCAGGGCTCAAGCTCTATAACGAGGGGAAATACTCCCAGGCGATACCGTACTTTCAGAAAGCGTACAGCCTCGACAACCGTAACACGGCGGCGCTCTTCGCTCATGGACTTGCGCTCAACAAGATAGGAAAATACCGTGAAGCCGCGGCGCAGTTCGAGAAAGTGCTCGAAAAAGAACCCGCCCACGAAAAGGCGCTGAAGTCTCTTGCCGCCGCCTATATCAATGCGGGGGATAATGAAAAAGCCCTTTCTGCATATGACCGGGGAATTTCGTCCGCGCCGAAGGACTCATACTACTATCTTGGCAAGGCAAAAATCCTCATAAATCTCAAAAAGTTCGGCGATGCACTGCCTCTCATACAGAAAGCCCGCGAGCTCAATCCCCAGAGTATGGAGATTTCCGAAGCGCTGGCTCAAACCTATGTTGAGCTGGGACGGATGGATGACGCCTATGAAATTGCCTCCGATATCCTCGGAAAGGACAGGAATCATGCCCGAGCCCGTGTCATTGTTGCCGATTATAAGCGGCTGAAGGGCAAGCTCGGTGAAGCTCTCGAGGATTACAGGCTTGCGGCGAAAAACATCGAAACAAAAGCCTATGCCGAGCATTTTATCGAGGTTATAAACCAGAAACTCGAAGAGACGGAGATCGAAAAGGAATACGAGGCGCGGCTCGCGGCCGATTCAACAGCTAAGGCCACTGTGGATTCGGCTTCCGCGACGGAGCCGGTTACCGTGAGCACAGAGCAACCGTCTTCCGGCGAACAACCGCCTATCCCTGAATCCACGGATAAGAAAAGCGGCGGCGGGCTCTGGCTCCTGCTCATCATCGTCATATTTGTTATCGGGCTTGTTATTGTGCTCGCTGTGAGAAGCTATCGTAAGCATTGA
- a CDS encoding D-aminoacylase: MKRRQFIRAAAGSAVFATGFVVTGCSTKKEYDLLISGGTVYDGLGGEGIKADVAVLGDKIVKIAPAIRKTKAQVVIEADGMAVAPGFIDPHTHTDVQLLVNPKAESKIRQGVTTEIGGNCGGSYFPISDQSFEEISDNLRKEFELELTWRDMDGFIKRLAESGSALNYGTLLGQGSLREAVMGPYDRPPTAEELEHMKQLVREHMKAGVVGLSSGLEYTPGSFATTEELIELCREVSAAGGVYATHMRDEGDKLLEAIDEAVTIARQTGVSLEIAHFKAAYPQNWPKIDAMLSAVEQAKKEGIAVQADRYPYHAWSTGLNSYFPMWSREGTTEDFIKRLKDKSLQPKLKQYVNERETKIGSWEKVIICSVLLDKNKHLEGTNVQQAATEAKKPCYDFMRDLLIEEEGHVSMVTFGMSEDNLKRVLAHPLVTVGSDGNSVAPYGVLGKDKPHPRFYGTFPRVLGKFAREEKIFPLATAIKKMTSLSAAKFGLTGRGSIAAGNFADLVVFNPDTVIDKATFENPHQYPEGIPYVIVNGQVVISGGEHTGALPGRILLKTGNV, translated from the coding sequence ATGAAACGGCGACAGTTTATCCGGGCGGCTGCGGGAAGCGCGGTGTTCGCAACCGGCTTTGTTGTAACAGGGTGTTCCACGAAAAAGGAATACGATCTGCTCATAAGCGGCGGGACTGTCTATGACGGCCTCGGCGGCGAGGGAATCAAAGCCGATGTCGCCGTGCTGGGCGACAAAATCGTGAAAATCGCGCCCGCCATCAGGAAAACGAAAGCGCAGGTCGTCATCGAGGCGGACGGCATGGCTGTCGCGCCCGGATTCATCGATCCCCACACGCATACCGATGTCCAGCTCCTGGTCAACCCGAAGGCTGAAAGCAAAATCAGGCAGGGCGTCACCACCGAGATCGGCGGCAACTGCGGCGGTTCGTACTTCCCCATTTCCGACCAGTCGTTCGAGGAAATCAGTGACAACCTCCGGAAAGAATTCGAGCTCGAACTGACCTGGCGCGATATGGACGGTTTTATAAAGCGGCTTGCCGAGAGCGGATCGGCGCTCAATTACGGAACGCTCCTCGGGCAGGGATCGCTCCGTGAGGCGGTCATGGGACCGTACGACCGTCCCCCCACTGCCGAGGAACTCGAACACATGAAACAGCTTGTCCGCGAGCATATGAAGGCCGGTGTCGTGGGATTGTCGTCGGGTCTCGAATACACGCCGGGCAGTTTTGCCACAACGGAGGAACTCATCGAGCTGTGCCGTGAAGTCTCGGCGGCGGGCGGCGTTTATGCCACGCACATGAGAGACGAGGGGGATAAACTTCTCGAAGCGATAGACGAGGCGGTCACCATCGCCCGTCAGACCGGGGTGAGCCTCGAAATCGCCCATTTCAAGGCAGCATACCCGCAGAACTGGCCGAAAATAGACGCCATGCTGTCGGCGGTCGAACAGGCGAAAAAGGAGGGCATCGCCGTACAGGCCGACCGCTACCCGTACCATGCATGGTCGACCGGGCTGAACTCCTATTTCCCCATGTGGTCGCGTGAGGGGACGACCGAGGATTTCATCAAACGCCTCAAGGACAAATCCCTTCAGCCGAAGCTCAAACAATATGTCAACGAACGTGAAACGAAGATCGGCTCGTGGGAGAAGGTGATCATCTGCTCGGTGCTCCTCGACAAGAACAAGCACCTCGAAGGCACGAATGTCCAACAGGCGGCAACCGAAGCCAAGAAGCCGTGCTACGATTTCATGCGCGACCTCCTCATCGAGGAAGAGGGCCATGTCAGCATGGTCACATTCGGCATGAGCGAGGATAATCTCAAGCGTGTGCTCGCCCATCCGCTCGTGACCGTCGGGTCGGACGGCAACTCTGTCGCGCCGTACGGTGTGCTCGGCAAGGACAAGCCCCATCCGCGTTTCTACGGCACATTCCCGCGTGTGCTCGGAAAGTTCGCCCGCGAGGAGAAGATATTCCCCCTTGCCACGGCAATCAAAAAGATGACCTCGCTCTCAGCCGCAAAATTCGGCCTGACCGGGCGCGGAAGCATCGCCGCGGGGAATTTCGCCGACCTCGTCGTGTTCAACCCCGACACGGTCATCGACAAGGCGACATTCGAGAATCCGCACCAGTATCCCGAGGGTATCCCGTATGTGATCGTCAACGGTCAGGTGGTTATCAGCGGCGGCGAACACACGGGAGCGCTTCCGGGGCGGATACTGCTGAAAACGGGGAATGTGTGA
- a CDS encoding heparinase II/III family protein, translating into MKKILIVFCIVIAAALAVSAHAAPSSSDRLPIPTGPGAKCERLDGNLEKLAWDSEGVLVWEAPIGDRVMFSFPLPQGAKFADYGLGKFDLKIEGGPADVMVFIEQPGQKRRVYRPVDIIAPHEGWETIHLDLSQPEIVRETFYEADAPRITFNLWAVKSGYSEEAPTRQISIRNVRLVKRYLDVRWNGRDYESKTGPDGELVFTYPIVVANRDSKSRTVASRLDHWKGRLCSGTISPATATIAPGDSALFTATLRLPADRARTLPALYCEWFLPVFSVNGASDSEEGILRSSDRITLPLIIMPKQMRNPVILFGPEDIRGIMERYRTTDWGKREGDGYIAQADKMLQGGLTIPDGPGWTAAYYFCVEHRTPLVHEGPGRHRCPIGGEYLTTDFMGVDLDLDYRTNEHAAMFTGAKNLALAYLLTGDKRYSEGALTIIRQYRDKYFTWPWLDLDASNETIDKGRVQFSKYMEAMYMINLTEAYDILKGTGGVSPEEGRDLEWNFLIPISVEMTDYRMNMQHRQQAITANAIATGLCCGHAPLVAFAVAGDKNYLNLRRYLSTGDGIPNEHGYNNDMGRQFFITAMLFRDGIDTYDDMLRRLLWGGLWWSVPFNPRQYGDVYLDASKHFPDPLYRMLASRDLLDGEAPPLNGARVDFGTPPSVNFPNSGLSILRRPFENGTMDAEFKWGIPDNRGSFSVLSLGLFFGGYNCQSYPGHFPWGSTDLHHEWQIQSASHSTIVVDRRNQSGMKDYFKDHYMPHASRQLSFEDGSDAASTVVFNDRIYPGVKIWRAVCVLDGAYLVLDLLRSDSEHVYDRWFHGVPDKSNGLAGIHLDMKPHPEPLGSADGYEMVQNLSSAVTGGDFGCDWLLSGKGTKDELHLAMRVLNTAPVEAIHGFEFSRQYRGPEKEFLLLSRKARNADFIVLFEPNRGESKLSRYERFDVPDEKGAKVAGATGVRLTLAGKTYEVILNPDEAAVKTVGGVTRKVLSVGVER; encoded by the coding sequence GTGAAGAAAATCCTTATCGTGTTCTGTATTGTAATTGCCGCAGCGCTGGCGGTTTCCGCTCATGCCGCGCCTTCATCCTCAGACCGGCTTCCCATACCGACGGGGCCCGGTGCAAAGTGCGAGCGGCTGGACGGCAACCTCGAAAAGCTCGCATGGGACAGCGAAGGCGTTCTTGTCTGGGAAGCCCCGATCGGCGACCGTGTGATGTTCTCGTTCCCGCTGCCGCAGGGAGCGAAGTTTGCTGACTACGGTCTCGGAAAGTTCGACCTCAAAATCGAGGGAGGACCCGCCGATGTAATGGTTTTCATCGAGCAGCCCGGCCAGAAACGGCGCGTCTACCGCCCTGTCGACATCATCGCTCCCCATGAGGGATGGGAAACGATCCATCTCGATCTCAGCCAGCCGGAAATCGTCCGCGAAACCTTCTACGAGGCCGATGCGCCCCGGATAACGTTCAATCTCTGGGCAGTCAAGTCCGGATATTCCGAGGAGGCTCCGACCCGTCAGATATCCATACGGAATGTGCGCCTCGTAAAGCGGTATCTCGATGTCCGATGGAACGGTCGCGATTATGAGTCGAAAACCGGCCCCGACGGCGAGCTTGTCTTCACCTATCCCATCGTGGTGGCGAACAGGGACTCGAAAAGCCGCACAGTGGCTTCGCGCCTCGATCACTGGAAAGGAAGGCTCTGTTCGGGCACGATCTCTCCCGCCACGGCGACCATAGCGCCCGGCGATTCCGCATTATTCACCGCAACGCTCCGTCTCCCCGCCGACCGTGCGCGGACGCTGCCCGCACTCTACTGCGAGTGGTTCCTGCCGGTCTTTTCGGTGAACGGCGCATCCGATTCGGAGGAGGGGATTCTCCGTTCGAGCGACCGTATCACCCTGCCGCTCATCATCATGCCGAAACAAATGCGGAATCCGGTCATTCTCTTCGGCCCGGAAGATATCCGCGGCATAATGGAGCGGTACCGGACGACCGACTGGGGCAAACGCGAGGGCGACGGCTACATCGCCCAGGCGGATAAAATGCTCCAGGGCGGCCTGACCATCCCTGATGGCCCCGGCTGGACGGCGGCGTACTATTTCTGTGTCGAGCACCGCACACCGCTCGTCCACGAGGGCCCGGGCAGACACCGCTGTCCCATCGGCGGAGAGTACCTCACGACGGACTTCATGGGCGTCGACCTCGATCTCGATTATCGCACCAACGAGCACGCCGCGATGTTCACGGGGGCGAAAAACCTCGCGCTCGCCTACCTGCTCACCGGCGACAAACGCTACAGCGAAGGGGCGCTCACCATCATCCGCCAGTACCGCGACAAGTACTTCACCTGGCCGTGGCTCGACCTGGACGCGTCGAATGAAACAATCGACAAGGGCCGTGTCCAGTTCTCCAAGTACATGGAAGCCATGTACATGATCAACCTCACCGAGGCATACGATATCCTCAAGGGAACCGGCGGCGTTTCTCCCGAAGAAGGGCGCGACCTCGAATGGAATTTCCTCATTCCCATATCGGTCGAGATGACCGATTACCGCATGAACATGCAGCACCGTCAGCAGGCCATCACGGCAAACGCGATTGCGACCGGCCTGTGCTGCGGACATGCGCCGCTCGTTGCCTTTGCGGTCGCGGGGGACAAGAATTACCTTAACCTGCGTCGGTACCTGTCGACCGGGGACGGCATCCCGAACGAGCACGGGTACAACAACGACATGGGGCGGCAGTTTTTCATAACTGCCATGCTTTTCCGCGACGGCATCGACACGTACGACGATATGCTCCGGCGGCTCCTCTGGGGAGGCCTGTGGTGGAGCGTTCCGTTCAACCCCAGACAGTACGGGGATGTCTATCTCGACGCTTCGAAGCACTTTCCCGATCCGCTCTACCGCATGCTCGCCTCCCGTGACCTTCTCGACGGCGAGGCGCCTCCGCTCAACGGCGCACGGGTTGATTTCGGCACTCCTCCCTCGGTGAACTTTCCCAACTCCGGGCTGAGTATACTCAGACGTCCCTTTGAGAACGGCACCATGGACGCCGAGTTCAAGTGGGGCATACCCGACAACCGCGGATCGTTCTCGGTGCTCTCGCTCGGCCTCTTTTTCGGAGGATACAACTGCCAGAGTTATCCCGGTCATTTCCCCTGGGGATCGACCGATCTCCACCACGAGTGGCAGATACAGTCGGCCTCGCATTCCACCATCGTGGTCGACCGTCGCAATCAGTCCGGCATGAAGGATTACTTCAAGGATCACTACATGCCCCACGCTTCGCGGCAGCTTTCGTTCGAGGATGGTTCCGACGCGGCATCGACCGTGGTCTTCAACGACCGTATCTATCCCGGTGTGAAGATATGGCGGGCGGTCTGCGTGCTGGATGGCGCATACCTGGTGCTCGACCTGCTCCGATCCGACAGCGAGCATGTCTACGACCGGTGGTTCCACGGCGTTCCCGACAAATCGAACGGGCTCGCGGGCATTCATCTCGACATGAAGCCGCATCCGGAACCCCTCGGGAGCGCCGACGGCTACGAGATGGTGCAGAACCTCTCCTCGGCGGTTACCGGCGGGGACTTCGGCTGCGACTGGCTCCTTTCCGGGAAAGGGACGAAGGACGAGCTTCACCTCGCCATGCGGGTGCTCAACACCGCGCCGGTCGAGGCAATTCACGGCTTCGAATTTTCGCGTCAGTACCGCGGGCCGGAAAAGGAGTTCCTCCTTTTGAGCCGTAAAGCCCGTAACGCCGATTTTATCGTTCTGTTCGAGCCGAACCGCGGCGAATCGAAGCTTTCACGGTACGAGCGGTTCGATGTCCCCGATGAAAAAGGCGCGAAAGTCGCGGGTGCGACAGGCGTGCGGCTGACTCTGGCGGGGAAAACCTACGAGGTTATTCTCAATCCCGATGAAGCGGCGGTCAAAACTGTCGGCGGCGTGACCCGGAAGGTGCTTTCTGTCGGTGTCGAGCGGTGA